In Primulina eburnea isolate SZY01 chromosome 14, ASM2296580v1, whole genome shotgun sequence, the following proteins share a genomic window:
- the LOC140811406 gene encoding probable galacturonosyltransferase 12 isoform X2, translating to MQLHISPSLRHVTLLPAKNVKELIKMKIGSRRLSYRMLFYALLLFTFLLRFMFVLTAVDTIDGETKCSTIRCLGKKLGPRNMGRRLESSAVPEVIYQILEEPVNENEIQAGQEIPQTLEDFIAEIKDERPDAKTFAAKLKAMVLLLEQRTRTAKIQEYLYRHVASSSIPKQLHCLALRLANEHSTNAHARLQIPSAEFVPGLVDNSFFHFVLASDNIIAAAVVASSLVQNSLHPEKFVLHIITDRKTYYPMQAWFSLHPLTPAIIEVKALHHFDWFAKGKVPVLEAMEKDQKLRSRFRGGSSAIVANNTEKPYIIAAKLQALSPKYNSLMNHIRIHLPELFPSLNKVVFLDDDIVIQTDLSPLWDIDMNGKVNGAVETCKGVDKFVMSKKLKSYLNFSHPLIEKNFDPNECAWAYGMNIFDLDAWRQTNISKTYHYWLEENLKSDLSLWQLGTLPPGLIAFHGHVHVIDPFWHMLGLGYQENTTFTDAANAGVIHFNGRAKPWLDIAFPQLRPLWTKYIDFSDKLIKGCHIRAS from the exons ATGCAGCTACATATATCTCCGAGCTTGAGGCATGTTACTTTGTTGCCGGCAAAAAATGTTAAGGAGTTGATCAAAATGAAGATTGGTTCGAGACGATTGTCGTATAGAATGCTTTTCTATGCTCTTTTGCTCTTCACCTTTCTTCTCCGGTTCATGTTTGTGTTAACTGCAGTTGATACCATTGATGGAGAAACCAAGTGTTCAACAATAC GTTGCTTGGGGAAAAAATTAGGTCCGAGAAATATGGGAAGAAGACTTGAATCATCAGCT GTTCCTGAAGTAATATACCAAATACTGGAAGAACCCGTAAACGAAAATGAAATACAAGCAGGACAAGAAATTCCCCAAACGCTGGAAGATTTTATAGCAGAAATAAAGGATGAAAGACCTGATGCTAAGACTTTTGCTGCTAAACTCAAAGCTATG GTGTTGCTACTTGAACAAAGAACAAGAACTGCAAAAATTCAGGAATACCTGTATCGCCACGTCGCCTCTAGCAGCATCCCTAAGCAGCTTCATTGCCTTGCTCTAAGACTGGCAAATGAGCACTCTACTAACGCTCATGCTCGACTCcagattccttcagcagaaTTTGTACCTGGTCTTGTTGATAACTCGTTCTTTCACTTTGTCCTTGCTTCTGACAATATAATTGCTGCGGCTGTTGTGGCATCATCACTTGTTCAAAATTCATTGCACCCGGAAAAATTTGTCCTCCACATAATAACCGATAGAAAGACCTACTACCCAATGCAGGCTTGGTTCTCGCTACACCCTCTAACACCTGCAATTATAGAGGTCAAAGCCTTGCATCATTTTGATTGGTTTGCGAAGGGAAAGGTCCCGGTTCTGGAGGCAATGGAGAAAGATCAAAAATTGCGATCACGGTTTAGGGGCGGTTCGTCAGCTATTGTGGCAAATAATACTGAAAAACCATATATTATCGCAGCAAAGTTACAAGCACTCAGCCCCAAGTACAATTCATTGATGAATCACATTCGGATACATTTACCTGAG TTGTTTCCAAGTCTAAACAAAGTAGTATTCCTGGATGACGACATTGTGATTCAAACTGACCTTTCACCTTTGTGGGACATTGATATGAATGGAAAGGTCAATGGAGCGGTTGAAACATGTAAAGGAGTGGACAAATTTGTGATGTCAAAGAAACTCAAAAGCTATTTGAACTTTTCCCATCCTCTGATAGAGAAGAACTTTGATCCTAATGAATGTGCATGGGCTTATGGCATGAACATTTTTGATCTAGATGCTTGGAGACAAACAAACATAAGTAAGACATACCATTACTGGCTAGAAGAG AATTTGAAGTCGGATTTAAGTTTGTGGCAGCTTGGAACCTTACCTCCTGGTCTAATAGCTTTTCATGGTCATGTCCACGTTATTGATCCGTTCTGGCACATGCTTGGATTAGGGTACCAGGAAAATACTACCTTTACAGATGCTGCTAATGCTGGTGTCATCCATTTTAATGGCAGAGCGAAGCCTTGGCTAGATATAGCATTTCCACAGCTGCGGCCCCTATGGACAAAATATATTGACTTCTCTGATAAATTAATAAAGGGCTGTCATATAAGGGCATCATAG
- the LOC140811406 gene encoding probable galacturonosyltransferase 12 isoform X1, which translates to MQLHISPSLRHVTLLPAKNVKELIKMKIGSRRLSYRMLFYALLLFTFLLRFMFVLTAVDTIDGETKCSTIRMSIGCLGKKLGPRNMGRRLESSAVPEVIYQILEEPVNENEIQAGQEIPQTLEDFIAEIKDERPDAKTFAAKLKAMVLLLEQRTRTAKIQEYLYRHVASSSIPKQLHCLALRLANEHSTNAHARLQIPSAEFVPGLVDNSFFHFVLASDNIIAAAVVASSLVQNSLHPEKFVLHIITDRKTYYPMQAWFSLHPLTPAIIEVKALHHFDWFAKGKVPVLEAMEKDQKLRSRFRGGSSAIVANNTEKPYIIAAKLQALSPKYNSLMNHIRIHLPELFPSLNKVVFLDDDIVIQTDLSPLWDIDMNGKVNGAVETCKGVDKFVMSKKLKSYLNFSHPLIEKNFDPNECAWAYGMNIFDLDAWRQTNISKTYHYWLEENLKSDLSLWQLGTLPPGLIAFHGHVHVIDPFWHMLGLGYQENTTFTDAANAGVIHFNGRAKPWLDIAFPQLRPLWTKYIDFSDKLIKGCHIRAS; encoded by the exons ATGCAGCTACATATATCTCCGAGCTTGAGGCATGTTACTTTGTTGCCGGCAAAAAATGTTAAGGAGTTGATCAAAATGAAGATTGGTTCGAGACGATTGTCGTATAGAATGCTTTTCTATGCTCTTTTGCTCTTCACCTTTCTTCTCCGGTTCATGTTTGTGTTAACTGCAGTTGATACCATTGATGGAGAAACCAAGTGTTCAACAATACGTATGTCAATTG GTTGCTTGGGGAAAAAATTAGGTCCGAGAAATATGGGAAGAAGACTTGAATCATCAGCT GTTCCTGAAGTAATATACCAAATACTGGAAGAACCCGTAAACGAAAATGAAATACAAGCAGGACAAGAAATTCCCCAAACGCTGGAAGATTTTATAGCAGAAATAAAGGATGAAAGACCTGATGCTAAGACTTTTGCTGCTAAACTCAAAGCTATG GTGTTGCTACTTGAACAAAGAACAAGAACTGCAAAAATTCAGGAATACCTGTATCGCCACGTCGCCTCTAGCAGCATCCCTAAGCAGCTTCATTGCCTTGCTCTAAGACTGGCAAATGAGCACTCTACTAACGCTCATGCTCGACTCcagattccttcagcagaaTTTGTACCTGGTCTTGTTGATAACTCGTTCTTTCACTTTGTCCTTGCTTCTGACAATATAATTGCTGCGGCTGTTGTGGCATCATCACTTGTTCAAAATTCATTGCACCCGGAAAAATTTGTCCTCCACATAATAACCGATAGAAAGACCTACTACCCAATGCAGGCTTGGTTCTCGCTACACCCTCTAACACCTGCAATTATAGAGGTCAAAGCCTTGCATCATTTTGATTGGTTTGCGAAGGGAAAGGTCCCGGTTCTGGAGGCAATGGAGAAAGATCAAAAATTGCGATCACGGTTTAGGGGCGGTTCGTCAGCTATTGTGGCAAATAATACTGAAAAACCATATATTATCGCAGCAAAGTTACAAGCACTCAGCCCCAAGTACAATTCATTGATGAATCACATTCGGATACATTTACCTGAG TTGTTTCCAAGTCTAAACAAAGTAGTATTCCTGGATGACGACATTGTGATTCAAACTGACCTTTCACCTTTGTGGGACATTGATATGAATGGAAAGGTCAATGGAGCGGTTGAAACATGTAAAGGAGTGGACAAATTTGTGATGTCAAAGAAACTCAAAAGCTATTTGAACTTTTCCCATCCTCTGATAGAGAAGAACTTTGATCCTAATGAATGTGCATGGGCTTATGGCATGAACATTTTTGATCTAGATGCTTGGAGACAAACAAACATAAGTAAGACATACCATTACTGGCTAGAAGAG AATTTGAAGTCGGATTTAAGTTTGTGGCAGCTTGGAACCTTACCTCCTGGTCTAATAGCTTTTCATGGTCATGTCCACGTTATTGATCCGTTCTGGCACATGCTTGGATTAGGGTACCAGGAAAATACTACCTTTACAGATGCTGCTAATGCTGGTGTCATCCATTTTAATGGCAGAGCGAAGCCTTGGCTAGATATAGCATTTCCACAGCTGCGGCCCCTATGGACAAAATATATTGACTTCTCTGATAAATTAATAAAGGGCTGTCATATAAGGGCATCATAG